A region from the Andrena cerasifolii isolate SP2316 chromosome 11, iyAndCera1_principal, whole genome shotgun sequence genome encodes:
- the LOC143374577 gene encoding endocuticle structural glycoprotein SgAbd-2: MPAVVAHGTTGSILFKSAPRTQGTVIMQHLLLVSALICCAAGQFGGYRGFPSQNAYRPTPKPNFQQPIQPQYNTPQYNSPGRFIAIRSQQKDSYPDGSYTFSYDTENGISVSESGRPQGSGQAQSEVVQGRYSYTAPDGSPITVEYTADENGFHPQGAHLPTPPPIPEAIRRALAANPPGPDDSEYRQPYNGNAYRRY; the protein is encoded by the exons ATGCCGGCGGTAGTTGCACATGGTACTACAGGTTCGATCTTATTCAAATCGGCACCACGAACACAGGGAACCGTCATCATGCAACATTTA TTATTGGTCTCCGCTCTGATCTGCTGCGCAGCAGGACAATTCGGGGGATACCGTGGATTCCCGAGTCAGAATGCGTACAGGCCGACGCCTAAACCAAATTTCCAGCAACCAATACAGCCTCAGTACAACACGCCGCAATACAA TTCTCCTGGAAGATTTATAGCCATTCGTAGCCAACAGAAGGATTCCTACCCGGATGGATCTTATACTTTCAGCTACGATACCGAAAATGGAATTTCGGTGTCCGAAAGTGGACGCCCTCAAGGTTCTGGGCAGGCACAAAGCGAG GTTGTCCAAGGTAGATACTCGTACACCGCGCCAGATGGAAGCCCTATCACTGTGGAATACACGGCCGACGAAAATGGTTTCCATCCGCAAGGTGCACATTTACCAACACCGCCACCAATTCCAGAAGCTATCAGACGAGCTCTCGCTGCCAATCCACCTGGGCCTGACGATTCGGAATACAGACAGCCGTACAATGGAAACGCTTACCGAAGATACTAG